The Denticeps clupeoides chromosome 5, fDenClu1.1, whole genome shotgun sequence genome includes a region encoding these proteins:
- the znf516 gene encoding LOW QUALITY PROTEIN: zinc finger protein 516 (The sequence of the model RefSeq protein was modified relative to this genomic sequence to represent the inferred CDS: deleted 2 bases in 1 codon), which yields MSAMNPPRESTEMAEHQPGLADPEDDKAPSYSCSVCGRSFPFQSSLSQHMRRHTGARPYKCPYCQHRTSQKGNLKVHIRSHKLGTLISPGLDEEEPEEEGEGLVEVGVSESLDGGSSPTRSSSACNGVLNGVEDARGKGQGRGVKRERSADSRPYRCKLCGYEARREDQLLSHIEKVHITAETEEDASPPPATPADVEEDFTCETCGQAFTQAWFLKAHMKKHTAELEHSCRICGRRFREAWFLKSHMKTHSGSKAPGRGRPRPDPEPPATINNVAQDPDTTAASGGACLYQICPKCGNLFHDRESLRAHDRAHGPGHAKPSRGAVDAGGGSSPAPKRRLLDYLGLRPAGEKLQDRRPGKRIPELDPVCSYQAWQLATRGRVLEPVDNAQRPASWDGDPPAGAVAYDRQSSRYVLAGHEKRVARRGSAGAGSHSSPGERTPESLSDSEYRPSSRQERRRSSQSKAHECFECGKVFRSRNQLTVHQRVHRRDGRGSGGDAEHGSPNGPNMLGHGATNSYTQSLAEAKTAPFSAAEEKPYICSLCDFITKDSSTFLSHVRHLHPGPRSSSSTLRAQESSPSLGLDRATPNSSFPKLKRALLQGSSHSPSPTLPLSEPPPSSLRPLAQASGCGSPAEPAVDLCTRASGVRGTLSSSDRPDGLPSHRCSYCSHSTRYPEVLWIHQTIAHRLSSSALVPKWAQRNGFKNIKEGLSLRRRTGPPPVLEGKECQPLPSIARSSRTRPPMSTNNQKKDKASSSHPQPSTSSSISKTPKANTRQRFEPTEDQLSRSRPKVDLYPKVISVGTLEKNAGTPPSSATSPKTGARLVERYVLPQEGLGFMLSSKHGLSEYGRSTPTKISPPPPQSRAKPANQHDQPAHSTTAGLMYGASQPQGGAVLGTPSPLKQESMAGTPETPLDILSFLKNCNSHELAAFYHRWGAATPLLEHTGVLRSLARQGEYVCQECGKSFSQPSHLRTHMRSHTGEKPFRCHHCPYRASQKGNLKTHVQSVHHVPFDNTLYLDGKSEESHCALGESGGAPLPLGHGLMTDKPDRTDSGKCTLQTYAPESTLD from the exons ATGTCTGCCATGAACCCCCCCAGAGAGAGCACAGAGATGGCTGAGCACCAGCCAGGTCTGGCGGACCCTGAGGACGACAAGGCTCCATCTTACAGCTGCAGCGTCTGCGGTCGCAGTTTCCCATTCCAGAGCTCCCTGTCGCAGCACATGAGACGCCACACGGGGGCACGGCCATACAAGTGCCCCTACTGCCAGCACCGCACCTCCCAGAAAGGTAATCTCAAGGTCCACATACGCAGCCACAAACTTGGCACGCTCATCAGCCCTGGCCTGGATGAAGAGGAGCCtgaagaggaaggagagggGCTGGTTGAGGTCGGAGTGTCCGAGAGCCTGGACGGTGGGTCTAGCCCTACCAGGAGCAGCTCGGCGTGCAACGGGGTGCTGAACGGAGTCGAGGACGCGAGGGGCAAAGGGCAGGGCCGAGGAGTGAAGAGGGAGAGGAGTGCGGACTCCAGGCCTTACCGGTGTAAGCTGTGTGGCTACGAAGCCCGGCGTGAAGACCAGCTGCTCAGCCACATCGAAAAAGTCCACATCACGGCCGAGACGGAGGAGGACGCGTCGCCGCCACCCGCCACCCCGGCCGACGTCGAGGAAGACTTCACCTGTGAGACCTGTGGTCAGGCGTTCACCCAGGCCTGGTTCCTCAAGGCCCACATGAAGAAGCACACGGCCGAGCTGGAGCACTCCTGCCGCATTTGTGGCCGGCGCTTCAGGGAGGCGTGGTTCCTCAAAAGCCACATGAAGACCCACAGCGGAAGCAAGGCCCCGGGCAGAGGCAGGCCCCGACCTGACCCGGAACCCCCGGCCACCATCAACAACGTGGCCCAGGACCCCGACACCACTGCCGCCTCCGGTGGCGCGTGCCTCTACCAAATCTGCCCAAAGTGCGGCAACCTTTTCCACGACCGAGAAAGCCTGCGGGCTCACGACCGAGCACACGGCCCCGGCCACGCCAAACCGAGTCGCGGCGCCGTGGATGCCGGCGGCGGCAGCTCCCCGGCGCCTAAGAGGCGTCTCTTGGACTACCTCGGCCTCCGGCCCGCGGGAGAGAAGCTCCAGGACCGGAGGCCGGGAAAGCGGATCCCCGAGCTGGACCCCGTGTGCAGTTACCAGGCCTGGCAACTGGCCACCAGAGGCCGAGTCTTGGAGCCCGTGGACAACGCCCAGAGGCCGGCGAGCTGGGACGGAGACCCGCCCGCCGGCGCTGTGGCATACGACCGGCAGAGCAGCCGGTACGTCCTGGCGGGCCACGAGAAGCGCGTGGCCAGGCGGGGCAGCGCCGGAGCGGGGAGCCACTCGTCCCCGGGCGAGAGGACGCCCGAGAGCCTGAGCGACTCGGAGTACAGGCCCTCGTCCAGACAGGAGCGTCGGCGCTCCTCTCAGAGCAAGGCCCACGAGTGCTTCGAGTGCGGCAAGGTGTTCCGCAGCCGCAACCAGTTGACCGTCCACCAGCGTGTCCACCGCAGAGACGGGCGCGGCTCGGGAGGCGACGCCGAGCACGGCTCTCCCAACGGGCCCAACATGCTGGGGCACGGTGCCACCAACTCCTACACGCAGAGTCTAGCAGAGGCCAAGACTGCACCGTTCTCTGCCGCCG AAGAGAAGCCATACATCTGCAGCTTGTGTGACTTCATCACCAAAGACTCCTCCACCTTCCTATCTCATGTGCGTCATCTGCACCCAGGTCCCAGATCCTCTTCATCCACACTCAGGGCCCAGGAGTCCAGCCCCAGCCTAGGTTTGGACAGGGCAACTCCCAACAGTAGCTTCCCCAAGCTGAAGAGGGCTCTGCTGCAGGGCAGCTCCCACTCACCCTCCCCCACGCTGCCTCTTTCGGAGCCACCTCCCTCCAGCCTTAGGCCCTTGGCGCAGGCTTCAGGTTGCGGGTCTCCGGCCGAACCAGCTGTAGACCTGTGCACTCGTGCAAGCGGTGTGAGGGGCACACTGTCATCCTCTGACCGCCCTGACGGGCTTCCTAGTCACCGCTGTTCCTACTGCTCCCACTCCACCCGCTACCCAGAGGTGCTGTGGATTCACCAGACCATCGCCCACAGACTCAGCAGCAGCGCCCTGGTGCCCAAGTGGGCTCAGAGGAATGGCTTCAAGAACATTAAGGAGGGCCTATCCCTCCGAAGACGCACAGGTCCCCCTCCAGTTCTGGAGGGGAAGGAGTGCCAACCCCTGCCTTCCATTGCACGCTCCAGCCGCACCCGACCTCCCATGAGCACCAACAACCAGAAGAAGGACAAGGCTTCCTCCAGTCATCCTCAGCCCAGTACCTCTTCCTCAATCAGCAAGACACCCAAAGCTAACACCCGGCAACGTTTTGAGCCCACAGAGGATCAGCTTTCTCGCTCCAGACCAAAAGTGGATCTCTACCCGAAGGTCATCTCAGTTGGGACCCTGGAGAAAAATGCCGGGACCCCTCCAAGTTCTGCCACGAGCCCCAAAACAGGGGCTCGTCTGGTGGAGAGGTACGTACTGCCCCAAGAAGGCCTTGGCTTCATGCTCTCCAGCAAGCACGGCCTGTCTGAGTACGGGCGCAGCACCCCCACCAAGATCTCTCCCCCTCCGCCTCAATCCAGAGCCAAGCCAGCAAACCAGCACGACCAGCCAGcccacagcaccacagcagGCCTCATGTACGGAGCCTCCCAGCCACAGGGGGGAGCCGTGCTGGGTACCCCCTCGCCCCTCAAACAGGAATCGATGGCTGGCACCCCAGAAACGCCCCTGGACATCCTGAGCTTCCTGAAG AACTGCAATTCCCATGAGCTGGCTGCGTTTTACCACCGCTGGGGTGCCGCCACCCCGCTGCTGGAGCATACAG GCGTGCTGAGGTCACTGGCCAGGCAGGGAGAGTACGTCTGCCAGGAGTGCGGGAAGAGCTTCAGCCAGCCCAGTCACCTGCGCACGCACATGCGCTCCCACACAG GGGAGAAACCGTTccgctgccaccactgcccataccGAGCCTCTCAGAAAGGGAATCTGAAGACCCACGTCCAGAGCGTGCACCACGTGCCCTTTGACAACACCCTATACCTGGACGGCAAGAGCGAGGAAAGCCACTGCGCCCTGGGAGAGTCTGGCGGCGCCCCCCTGCCCCTCGGACATGGCCTCATGACGGACAAACCTGACCGAACAGACTCCGGAAAATGTACTCTGCAGACATATGCTCCAGAGAGCACCTTGGACTAA